Proteins found in one Crassostrea angulata isolate pt1a10 chromosome 3, ASM2561291v2, whole genome shotgun sequence genomic segment:
- the LOC128175493 gene encoding uncharacterized protein LOC128175493 isoform X2, which yields MPKTRKTDLSATRSQRGGRRRQRPERAGRASSSTAAEQVAQPPVQNQMVASHSPQPSTAPMMVAPSVTGAGPTDAIGSTQQESTEMAQGTNIGAQSQSLMFGNNFSQPVINNSTQVDLGYHVDNATKQKIVNGEYINLATLLVRDANRLQLSTLSMDSQGQIIAQPKHNQNNVPSKNNAGVFASAPKHYGPIILSFFGETTNTVSV from the exons ATGCCCAAAACAAGAAAAACGGATTTGTCAGCGACGAGGAGCCAGCGTGGGGGCCGGAGACGACAGAGGCCCGAGAGGGCAGGGCGTGCAAGCAGCAGTACGGCAGCAGAACAGGTAGCGCAACCTCCGGTGCAAAATCAGATGGTGGCTTCCCATTCACCTCAGCCCTCCACAGCACCCATGATGGTGGCGCCATCCGTCACTGGGGCAGGACCAACAGATGCTATTGGCTCAACCCAGCAAGAATCGACAGAAATGGCACAAGGTACTAACATTGGTGCTCAGTCTCAGTCTTTAATGTTTGGCAATAACTTTAGTCAACCTGTCATTAACAATTCAACCCAAGTAGATTTAGGTTACCATGTAGATAATGCaaccaaacaaaaaattgtcaatGGGGAATACATTAATTTAGCCACCCTGCTGGTGCGTGATGCTAACAGGCTACAACTATCCACATTGTCAATGGACTCCCAAGGCCAAATTATAGCCCAGCCCAAACACAATCA GAATAACGTGCCCAGTAAAAACAATGCAGGAGTTTTTGCAAGTGCGCCCAAGCATTACGGGCccattattttgtcatttttcggGGAAACCACTAACACGGTATCAGTTTAG
- the LOC128175493 gene encoding uncharacterized protein LOC128175493 isoform X1 — protein MPKTRKTDLSATRSQRGGRRRQRPERAGRASSSTAAEQVAQPPVQNQMVASHSPQPSTAPMMVAPSVTGAGPTDAIGSTQQESTEMAQGTNIGAQSQSLMFGNNFSQPVINNSTQVDLGYHVDNATKQKIVNGEYINLATLLVRDANRLQLSTLSMDSQGQIIAQPKHNHRLTTIEKWTDAFIIYACIYLGAHPSKTHQLFKYMHDVRLGAEKSQGWVTYDEQYRLRMAINPSNNWGVIDSELWLVYMTPGIQSNTNRPSISPNKCFDFNYIDSCNRIHCAYLHQCIRCNNKHPLIRCMDTQTPTHPNGQSFRGQGFTFRPSQFQSTYQPRQVLPQSRQFTPQPRHFTPQSRHVTPQSRQMGPGRFPTKDTANTGTFN, from the coding sequence ATGCCCAAAACAAGAAAAACGGATTTGTCAGCGACGAGGAGCCAGCGTGGGGGCCGGAGACGACAGAGGCCCGAGAGGGCAGGGCGTGCAAGCAGCAGTACGGCAGCAGAACAGGTAGCGCAACCTCCGGTGCAAAATCAGATGGTGGCTTCCCATTCACCTCAGCCCTCCACAGCACCCATGATGGTGGCGCCATCCGTCACTGGGGCAGGACCAACAGATGCTATTGGCTCAACCCAGCAAGAATCGACAGAAATGGCACAAGGTACTAACATTGGTGCTCAGTCTCAGTCTTTAATGTTTGGCAATAACTTTAGTCAACCTGTCATTAACAATTCAACCCAAGTAGATTTAGGTTACCATGTAGATAATGCaaccaaacaaaaaattgtcaatGGGGAATACATTAATTTAGCCACCCTGCTGGTGCGTGATGCTAACAGGCTACAACTATCCACATTGTCAATGGACTCCCAAGGCCAAATTATAGCCCAGCCCAAACACAATCATAGATTGACAACCATTGAGAAATGGACAGATGCCTTTATCATTTATGCATGCATATATCTTGGAGCCCACCCTAGCAAAACACACCAACTATTCAAATACATGCACGACGTTAGGTTGGGGGCCGAAAAATCGCAGGGTTGGGTCACATATGATGAGCAATACAGGCTTCGGATGGCAATTAACCCATCAAATAACTGGGGGGTAATAGATAGTGAATTGTGGCTGGTGTATATGACGCCCGGGATCCAGTCCAATACAAATCGTCCATCAATTTCGCCAAACAAGTGCTTTGACTTTAACTACATAGATTCTTGTAACAGAATCCATTGCGCCTATCTGCACCAGTGCATCAGATGCAACAATAAACATCCATTAATTCGCTGCATGGACACTCAAACTCCTACACACCCAAATGGTCAGTCATTTCGGGGACAAGGATTTACATTTAGACCTTCTCAGTTTCAGTCCACCTATCAACCAAGGCAAGTCTTACCACAGTCAAGACAATTTACACCTCAGCCAAGACACTTTACACCACAGTCAAGACATGTTACACCACAGTCAAGACAAATGGGCCCTGGGCGTTTCCCCACTAAAGACACAGCAAATACTGGAACATTTAATTAA